A stretch of Labrus bergylta chromosome 19, fLabBer1.1, whole genome shotgun sequence DNA encodes these proteins:
- the hivep1 gene encoding zinc finger protein 40 isoform X1, translating to MPRTKQNHPKNLKDKIEEAQKELKDPKGPQKGTSEREQRNAENIKGLKRKKVVAENRLEKIPKSPVKKPLQLKTSEAVPHGAPSRESTTSRCSSSNSPSHKPSTSPSGKGERQYAQPITASPSEGSSSTGSERLKPEETSSRLPALDSTDGGQSSLITATESQPKDNKSPILEGDPYHSSASLDVLLKAMEPDFSTLAERKHSLHATGKPASNFKAQHSGELTTMPAVNVGLRTQPPHMQTYYIDKQGNFIGISAPLQGNVQTSTQGTPMQSSQLATPHFMPVASNPEKPSLHMSFNTGPSTITHAPVPSGSNALPQSQPPVVQTCQSLSASVPSTIQVPVTPGSNQVQMTTVMNFGAEQVYKDQKPKKPGKYVCEYCSRPCAKPSVLLKHIRSHTGERPYPCVTCGFSFKTKSNLYKHKKSHAHAIKLGLIARSESGGGSLSQESDKALGTHSEAEESGDSDEESSTADLDPDSSQSSVAALSENSLQSAGSAQASHREADSSAVFESNKLAPGQKAHEPKVTAALPKVVVYPVNVSPMRADSPRVTGAAPEQAAAQRQREFQTANLRSSITVLSSLKEVDGTNTSLDTVSEDEDLQCKSPMLGGHAQLQRQQATDFSQQQQMKCLLSPRSLGSTDSGYFSRSESADQAMSPPSPFVKITPPVDIDIAKNSLTNVAPVVSTVMHVVAEQKSRATEGQMRPPLEVKALSLEERISKLISDNEAVVDNKQLDSVKPRRTSLSRRGSIDSPKSYIFKDSFQFDLKPIGRRSSSSSDIPKSPFTPTDKSKPVFLLSVPSQYPPMDCLPITRSNSMPTTPGHSNLPINVPPLPHPLRICQSFDEKISSLNDDVFSSAPSTPNPAIHSRTLVRQAAVEDSSTSEGHGLHTVRSMDEGYHGQSSSTELMQRSRSFEHSQDRNKKPQQNKGTMYECETCRNRYRKLENFETHKKFYCSELHGPKNKPVSVKETDQDVFHVNMQPIVSRSSSGPGILDQQTSIRKRRKMKSVGDEDDQSPTDTIPPCSVSFELPSVLASQTFSQHNVIVDIQPKNSQTKLPQIQLVARGLNTSESRLSPIRETQICTSTKGELQRQGSGTSVIRHTNSLSRPNSFETDSIDRASPVDGMEKDPLNKLKTDAKANVTVDSYHEKIAKPKSVDYEKQLKEQCCDGSVGDVDENSTPVHHSRLVRQNNIQVPEILVTEEPDREHETHTIEQADKPTDQFSWPQRSESLSKVPAEKLPPKKKRIRLAQMDQSSGESSFESSLSRSLSRDSSLSRCSSVSASFDREETSRSESPSRGECFSKVQEPQGLPTVFNTLGVPGIMRRAASEQITCTQPSVEISCDYRSKSFDCGNVSPSRSLSPVGQHKSGQILHAPQVPLIERRRGPLVRQMSLKIGPESQQPVRKVVIPIDKPATSNVSSLTQNRGHQIHIANRQTMAQPFILRTGELPLQNNEQIVQSIHLGSLTQQPQVHGLPHPWHQTSRVQICQKLQQPQSQILVCRQNIQNKPADSEEKKSFVPKYQLTSPALRASQTFSFANTQATQIALPVLTIPIANPVLSISKSSDVRTNVYVAQPNQQASEIKTQTVVLSGEQQKDLFDQTQAGTIPLPQILITHEQMHPALSVSNKNSLLSSHSVDSDTQTLPTVKDRTPTVSTHMHSGERAPSLGSLHCTQKLASVTLCPQHEPTASSKRMLSPANSLDIYMEKHQKRAKDEHGVACLTDGRSVSYLNSKMSEVTRQRKLTLVRQVCTTEPVDSPIETEAPPLPQVKTDGEKQSEATDEVKPMSPDSTGLEKHTSTVIHEEEGPTQKSTTCSQVNSMPVSNSLKPQEKVDEQRWSPAKSPIRPSSFHGGQMKLTTSVSVVNTKDSHRLSFPSLKTATTFTWCFLMKRKPLHVPQTDLKTSAYAVWSVSPNNPNPLGLPTKVVMSLFDSKQSSKKMHYTSAIRTSKKSDILSYSGKLKDVMPKQVPITQKPNSAETRNKVTPEPQASNESDKDVASKTEPRRVKIFDGGYKSNEEYIYVRGRGRGKYICEECGIRCKKPSMLRKHIRTHSDVRPYHCVHCNFSFKTKGNLTKHMKSKAHSKKCMEMGVPEGLIEDQDAEDSGDPSQVSSADRQDSDGDDSDGPDDEDDNEEEEEDSQAESGLSTNPSVSASPQHIPCKEAEVPPSALLAQMSISSVSLSLSQPRAPESHTQDSDSVPMMSPVSLSKQICISGSFHSHSPFPYSPPPVAATSDSYTSDTESVHMMSPVSPCRQMSIDYPDFEVPPSPPVPGKGSKLGQDISSAPPPAVATSEPGVPVDRGTQTSFYASQGLMNFPPQGLSHTPGAQTQTHLFSHLPLHSQQPSRPSYSMVPVGGIQLVPAGLAAYSTFLPIQAGPVQLTIPAVSVIHRNTSPLPAPNTPPLPDGVHTQPLVMQEPLSSVLPCFPLGQVTGLQSQTLQPLGLETLNLMGLTNTGLASTQLLSPQGLTLNATLGLQVLAANPTSQSSTGPQTHGLQILNFALPAIIPSLSPLSTLSPLPGPSERQGSPEAAGPQPSQSEQGLGSLQSCTPGSSPAHSKVSSSPEPISGSRASAGGNSGELTQTIKRGEKDESSQKHPPLAAESQEYPAQKSPAEAASDHAHPRTRLVNSWQSVNEDYNEVSSDDEDRLVIAT from the exons ATAAAATTGAAGAGGCACAAAAAGAGCTTAAAGACCCCAAAGGCCCACAGAAAG GGACATCTGAAAGAGaacaaagaaatgcagaaaacatAAAAGGCCTGAAGAGGAAAAAGGTTGTTGCAGAGAATCGGCTGGAAAAAATTCCCAAATCCCCAGTCAAGAAGCCCCTACAGTTGAAAACTTCTGAAGCTGTGCCCCACGGAGCACCGTCCAGGGAAAGTACAACTTCTCGCTGTTCCTCTTCCAACAGCCCTTCCCACAAACCTTCAACATCCCCCAGTGGGAAAGGAGAACGACAATATGCCCAACCAATTACAGCATCCCCAAGCGAGGGGTCATCATCAACCGGCAGTGAAAGGCTGAAGCCGGAGGAAACGTCTTCTAGACTGCCAGCACTTGATTCCACTGATGGTGGACAGAGCTCTTTGATTACTGCTACAGAATCTCAGCCTAAAGACAACAAGAGCCCCATCTTAGAGGGAGATCCTTACCACAGCAGTGCTTCACTTGATGTTTTACTTAAGGCCATGGAGCCTGACTTTAGTACACTGGCTGAGAGGAAACACTCCTTGCATGCCACTGGAAAACCAGCCTCCAACTTTAAAGCTCAACATAGTGgagaattaacaacaatgccaGCTGTTAACGTTGGTCTCCGGACCCAACCTCCTCATATGCAGACTTATTATATTGACAAACAAGGCAACTTCATTGGCATTTCAGCACCACTACAAGGAAATGTGCAGACATCTACACAGGGTACCCCCATGCAGTCGTCTCAGCTTGCCACACCGCACTTTATGCCTGTTGCATCAAATCCTGAAAAACCTAGCTTGCACATGAGCTTTAATACTGGACCATCCACCATAACTCATGCGCCTGTTCCTTCGGGCTCCAATGCTTTGCCACAAAGCCAACCACCAGTTGTGCAGACATGCCAGTCCCTTTCAGCAAGTGTTCCAAGCACCATTCAGGTGCCAGTAACACCTGGCAGCAACCAAGTTCAGATGACCACTGTAATGAACTTTGGTGCTGAACAGGTTTACAAAGACCAAAAGCCTAAGAAGCCAGGAAAGTATGTTTGTGAATACTGCAGCCGGCCATGTGCAAAACCCAGTGTGCTGCTCAAACACATAAGgtcacacacaggagagagaccGTACCCCTGTGTTACTTGTGGCTTTTCTTTCAAAACCAAGAGCAACTTGTACAAGCACAAGAAATCACATGCTCATGCTATAAAGCTGGGTCTCATTGCGCGATCTGAATCTGGAGGTGGGTCACTATCTCAAGAATCCGACAAAGCACTTGGTACACATTCAGAGGCGGAGGAGAGTGGGGACAGTGATGAGGAAAGTAGCACCGCAGATTTGGACCCTGACTCATCACAGAGCAGTGTTGCAGCTTTGTCTGAAAATAGTTTGCAAAGTGCAGGTTCAGCTCAAGCAAGCCACAGAGAGGCTGACTCATCGGCTGTATTTGAGTCAAACAAACTTGCCCCCGGTCAGAAGGCTCATGAGCCCAAAGTGACAGCTGCACTACCAAAAGTTGTTGTATACCCAGTTAATGTCTCCCCTATGAGGGCAGATAGTCCAAGAGTTACAGGTGCAGCACCTGAGCAAGCTGCTGCACAACGTCAAAGAGAGTTCCAGACTGCTAACCTGAGATCAAGCATCACAGTATTGTCATCTCTGAAAGAAGTGGATGGTACGAACACCTCCCTAGATACTGTCAGTGAAGATGAAGACCTACAATGCAAGTCTCCAATGTTAGGTGGTCATGCTCAGCTTCAGAGGCAACAAGCTACAGACTTTTCTCAACAGCAACAGATGAAGTGTCTTCTTAGTCCCCGCAGTTTGGGAAGTACGGATTCTGGGTACTTCTCGCGTTCTGAAAGCGCTGACCAAGCAATGAGTCCACCCAGTCCATTTGTTAAGATAACTCCCCCAGTAGATATTGACATTGCCAAGAATAGTCTTACCAATGTTGCTCCTGTGGTTAGCACAGTTATGCATGTGGTAGCTGAGCAAAAGTCAAGGGCCACAGAGGGACAGATGCGTCCACCATTAGAAGTCAAAGCACTCTCTCTGGAAGAACGAATTTCAAAGTTGATATCTGACAATGAGGCAGTGGTTGACAATAAGCAGCTGGACAGTGTAAAGCCAAGGAGGACTTCTCTCTCAAGGAGAGGTAGCATAGACTCCCCTAAATCCTACATATTTAAAGACTCTTTTCAGTTTGATCTTAAACCAATTGGGAGGAGGTCAAGTTCCAGCTCAGACATTCCTAAGTCCCCATTCACTCCCACTGATAAATCAAAGCCAGTATTTCTTCTCTCTGTACCTTCCCAATACCCACCAATGGATTGTTTGCCAATAACAAGAAGTAACTCAATGCCTACTACACCAGGACACTCTAATCTTCCCATTAATGTTCCCCCCCTTCCCCACCCTTTGCGAATTTGTCAGTCATTTGACGAAAAAATTAGTTCATTGAATGATGATGTATTTTCATCAGCCCCATCAACCCCAAATCCAGCAATACATTCTCGTACCTTGGTCAGACAGGCAGCAGTGGAGGACTCTTCCACAAGTGAGGGGCATGGCCTTCATACTGTCCGCTCCATGGACGAGGGCTATCATGGCCAAAGTAGTTCCACAGAACTAATGCAAAGAAGTAGATCTTTTGAGCACAGtcaggacagaaacaaaaagcctCAACAGAATAAAGGTACAATGTATGAATGTGAAACTTGTCGTAACAGGTACAGAAAGTTGGAGAATTTTGAAACGCACAAGAAATTCTATTGCTCTGAGCTTCATGGTCCAAAAAACAAGCCAGTCAGTGTAAAAGAAACTGACCAAGATGTTTTTCATGTAAACATGCAGCCCATAGTCTCAAGATCATCAAGTGGCCCGGGGATACTTGATCAACAGACATCAAttagaaagagaaggaaaatgAAAAGTGTTGGAGATGAGGATGATCAATCTCCTACTGATACCATTCCACCCTGTTCCGTAAGTTTTGAGCTACCATCTGTTCTTGCAAGTCAGACTTTTTCTCAGCATAATGTTATTGTGGACATACAGCCTAAAAACAGCCAAACAAAGCTACCTCAGATTCAACTTGTAGCAAGAGGTCTTAATACTTCAGAATCCAGATTGTCACCAATACGAGAAACCCAGATATGCACCTCTACCAAGGGAGAACTTCAAAGGCAAGGCAGTGGTACTTCAGTTATTAGACACACCAATTCTCTCAGCAGACCAAATTCATTTGAGACAGATTCGATTGACAgggcctctcctgttgatggcATGGAGAAGGATCCCCTAAACAAGCTCAAGACAGATGCAAAAGCAAATGTTACAGTGGACAGTTATCATGAAAAAATAGCCAAACCCAAGAGTGTTGACTATGAAAAACAACTAAAGGAACAGTGCTGTGATGGCTCAGTAGGAGATGTTGATGAAAACTCAACTCCTGTCCATCATTCTCGTCTCGTTCGTCAAAACAACATTCAGGTCCCTGAGATTCTAGTCACCGAGGAACCAGATAGAGAGCATGAAACACATACTATTGAGCAAGCAGATAAGCCTACAGATCAGTTCAGCTGGCCTCAGAGAAGTGAGAGCTTGTCAAAGGTACCAGCGGAGAAACTTCCACCGAAAAAGAAAAGAATTCGTCTGGCTCAAATGGACCAATCCTCAGGTGAATCTAGTTTTGAGTCCAGCTTATCAAGGAGCCTGAGCAGGGACAGTAGTCTTTCTCGTTGTTCCAGTGTCTCGGCCTCttttgacagagaggagacGTCTAGGTCAGAGAGTCCTTCCAGAGGAGAGTGTTTTAGCAAAGTTCAGGAGCCTCAAGGTTTGCCTACAGTCTTCAATACCCTTGGTGTGCCTGGAATTATGAGGCGGGCTGCATCTGAACAAATCACTTGTACTCAACCATCTGTTGAGATTTCATGTGACTACCGTAGCAAGTCCTTTGACTGTGGCAATGTGTCCCCCAGCAGATCTCTGTCACCTGTTGGCCAACACAAAAGTGGACAAATCTTACACGCTCCCCAGGTGCCACTTATTGAAAGGAGGCGAGGGCCTTTAGTCCGTCAAATGTCTTTAAAGATAGGCCCAGAAAGTCAGCAACCTGTCCGGAAGGTTGTCATACCTATAGATAAACCTGCCACTTCAAATgttagctctttaactcagaaTAGAGGCCATCAGATTCACATTGCCAATAGGCAGACCATGGCTCAGCCATTTATTCTGCGTACTGGGGAGCTGCCTTTGCAAAACAACGAGCAAATTGTGCAGAGCATTCATTTGGGTAGTCTAACTCAGCAACCTCAAGTCCATGGCCTTCCGCACCCTTGGCATCAAACTTCAAGGGTTCAAATATGCCAAAAgttacaacaaccacagagTCAGATCTTAGTTTGTCGCCAGAATATACAAAACAAACCAGCTGActctgaagaaaagaaaagttttgtGCCCAAATACCAACTAACATCTCCTGCTCTGAGAGCAagccaaacattttcatttgccAACACTCAGGCAACTCAGATTGCCCTACCAGTTTTGACAATACCTATTGCCAATCCAGTTTTGAGCATTTCAAAGTCTTCAGATGTACGCACAAATGTTTATGTTGCTCAACCAAATCAACAGGCCTCTGAGATTAAGACACAGACCGTTGTTCTGTCAGGAGAACAGCAAAAGGACCTATTTGATCAGACCCAAGCAGGCACTATACCATTGCCTCAGATCCTCATAACTCATGAGCAGATGCACcctgctctctctgtgtcaaataaaaatagcCTTCTATCCAGTCACAGCGTAGATAGTGACACTCAAACGCTACCTACTGTAAAGGATAGGACTCCAACAGTTAGCACTCATATGCATTCAGGAGAACGAGCACCTTCCCTTGGGTCTTTACATTGCACTCAGAAACTGGCATCAGTAACTCTATGCCCACAGCACGAACCCACCGCCTCAAGTAAACGAATGCTGTCACCTGCAAACAGCCTGGACATCTACATGGAAAAACACCAGAAGCGGGCTAAGGATGAGCATGGTGTGGCCTGTTTAACTGATGGAAGGTCAGTCAGCTATCTTAACAGCAAGATGTCAGAGGTTACAAGACAAAGGAAGCTAACACTGGTGAGGCAGGTTTGCACAACCGAGCCAGTGGACAGTCCCATTGAAACTGAGGCCCCACCTCTGCCACAGGTTAAAACAGATGGAGAGAAACAGTCAGAGGCAACTGATGAAGTTAAGCCAATGTCACCAGACAGTACTGGgctggaaaaacacacaagcactgTTATTCATGAGGAAGAAGGACCTACCCAAAAATCTACAACATGTAGCCAGGTCAACTCCATGCCAGTTAGTAATTCTCTGAAGCCCCAAGAAAAAGTTGATGAACAGAGATGGTCTCCGGCCAAATCTCCCATTAGGCCCTCCAGTTTCCATGGTGGACAAATGAAACTGACCACATCTGtatctgtggttaacacaaagGACAGTCATCGCCTTTCTTTCCCCAGCCTGAAAACTGCCACCACATTTACCTGGTGTTTCCTAATGAAGAGGAAACCTCTTCATGTTCCACAGACTGACCTGAAGACTTCAGCCTACGCTGTCTGGTCAGTCAGTCCCAACAACCCCAACCCACTTGGATTGCCCACTAAAGTGGTCATGTCTCTTTTTGACTCCAAGCAGAGCTCCAAGAAAATGCACTACACCTCAGCTATAAGAACAAGCAAGAAATCTGATATCCTGTCTTACTCAGGCAAGCTGAAAGATGTCATGCCAAAG CAGGTGCCAATAACCCAGAAGCCGAATTCAGCTGAAACCAGGAATAAAGTGACACCTGAACCTCAGGCAAGCAATGAGTCGGACAAGGACGTGGCATCTAAAACGGAACCAAGACGAGTCAAAATATTTGATGGCGG ATATAAATCTAATGAGGAGTATATTTATGTACGTGGACGTGGACGTGGGAAATACATTTGTGAGGAATGTGGGATCCGCTGCAAGAAGCCCAGCATGCTGCGCAAACATATCCGCACCCACTCCGACGTCCGGCCATACCACTGTGTCCACTGCAACTTCTCCTTCAAGACAAAAG GGAATCTGACCAAGCACATGAAATCCAAGGCCCACAGTAAGAAATGCATGGAGATGGGGGTTCCCGAGGGTCTCATCGAGGATCAGGATGCAGAGGACTCAG GAGACCCTAGTCAGGTGAGCAGTGCTGACCGTCAAGATTCAGACGGGGATGACTCCGACGGCCCTGATGATGAGGATGacaatgaggaggaagaggaggacagcCAGGCAGAGTCCGGCCTCTCCACCAACCCCTCGGTCTCTGCCAGCCCGCAGCATATCCCCTGCAAAGAGGCTGAAGTCCCTCCTAGCGCCCTCCTAGCCCAGATGTCGATAAGCTCcgtctccctatctctctcccAGCCCCGAGCTCCTGAATCCCACACACAAGACTCAGACTCTGTCCCCATGATGAGCCCCGTGTCCCTGAGCAAGCAGATATGCATCTCGGGCTCTTTCCACAGCCACTCACCCTTCCCTTACTCTCCTCCACCCGTCGCCGCCACATCCGACTCCTACACCTCAGACACAGAGTCAGTGCACATGATGAGCCCGGTGTCGCCGTGCAGGCAGATGTCCATCGACTACCCTGACTTTGAGGTCCCCCCTAGTCCCCCCGTGCCAGGCAAGGGCTCCAAGCTAGGCCAG gaTATCTCCTCTgcccctcctcctgctgtggCCACCAGTGAACCAGGTGTTCCAGTGGACCGGGGGACTCAGACCTCCTTCTATGCTTCACAAGGTCTCATGAACTTTCCTCCACAGGGTCTCTCCCACACACCTGGAGCACAGACCCAAACCCACCTGTTCAGTCACCTGCCCTTGCACTCCCAGCAGCCTTCTCGCCCCTCTTACAGCATGGTCCCAGTAGGGGGGATCCAGCTGGTGCCTGCTGGCCTGGCAGCCTATTCCACCTTCTTACCAATACAGGCCGGTCCCGTCCAACTCACCATTCCAGCGGTGAGCGTCATTCACAGGAACACGAGCCCCTTACCAGCTCCCAACACTCCTCCCCTACCAGACGGCGTGCACACTCAGCCCCTTGTGATGCAAGAGCCTCTCAGTAGTGTTCTGCCCTGCTTCCCCTTAGGGCAGGTCACCGGTCTGCAGTCTCAAACATTACAACCATTAGGTCTGGAGACACTTAACCTCATGGGGCTTACCAACACAGGCCTGGCATCCACACAGCTGCTCTCCCCGCAAGGGCTCACCCTAAACGCCACCCTCGGTCTTCAGGTTTTGGCTGCCAATCCCACTTCCCAAAGCAGCACTGGACCCCAGACGCATGGTCTGCAGATACTTAACTTTGCTCTGCCTGCCATCATTCCTTCTCTCAGCCCTCTCTCCACCTTGAGTCCTCTACCGGGGCCCTCGGAGAGGCAGGGAAGCCCTGAAGCTGCAGGACCACAGCCATCTCAAAGCGAACAAGGTCTTGGTTCTTTACAGAGCTGCACGCCtggctcatcacctgcccattCAAAGGTGAGCAGCTCACCAGAACCAATCTCAGGCAGCAGGGCGAGCGCTGGAGGTAACAGTGGAGAGCTCACACAGACTAtcaagagaggagaaaaggatGAATCCTCTCAGAAACATCCACCATTAGCTGCTGAGAGCCAAGAATACCCGGCTCAAAAGTCACCGGCTGAAGCAGCTAGTGATCATGCACATCCAAGAACTCGGTTAGTGAACAGCTGGCAGAGCGTAAATGAGGACTATAATGAGGTGTccagtgatgatgaagacagACTGGTCATTGCCACCTGA